From a region of the Lentilactobacillus curieae genome:
- a CDS encoding peptide MFS transporter yields MQQQGQTDQERQADASFFGQPRGLSTLFFTEMWERFSYYGMRAILLYYIYFSVSKGGLGFPQSTAASIMAIYGSLVYLSSVIGGFVSDRIWGSRKTVFYGGVLIMLGHIALSLPMGAVALFASIALIVIGTGLLKPNISEMVGGLYTESDLRRDSGFTIFVFGINLGSFVAPILVGKLGMDVNFHLGFSLAAIGMFFGLLQYYLGGKKHLPSSSLYPSDPLEPDDAKKLSVRVGIGVVIFGLVLLLLAFMGALNIDNFISLLSVIAIATPVVYFIMMISSKKVTSTERSRVIAYIPLFIAAAVFWAIEEQGSVVLALFAQDQTNNNLGFFNIPAAWYQSLNPFFIMLYTPLFAWLWTKLGKKQPSSPGKFSIGMVIAGLSYLFMVIPVMLFGTSAKVSPLWLIGSWAIVEIAELLISPIGLSVTTKLAPKSFESQMMSMWFLADSAGQAVNSQIVKFYTPGNEANYFTIVGLVAIVAGIVLFMLIKPIKRLMEGVN; encoded by the coding sequence ATGCAACAACAAGGTCAAACGGACCAAGAACGTCAAGCTGATGCTTCGTTCTTTGGCCAACCTAGAGGTTTGTCCACATTGTTCTTTACAGAAATGTGGGAACGTTTCTCGTATTACGGAATGCGTGCTATTTTACTTTACTACATCTACTTCAGCGTAAGTAAAGGTGGTTTAGGGTTTCCTCAATCAACAGCTGCTTCGATCATGGCAATTTATGGATCATTAGTATACCTATCATCAGTGATTGGTGGATTTGTCAGTGACCGAATTTGGGGAAGTCGAAAGACCGTATTTTACGGTGGTGTCTTGATCATGCTTGGTCACATCGCCCTATCATTACCAATGGGTGCGGTTGCGTTATTCGCATCAATTGCATTGATTGTTATCGGTACTGGTTTACTTAAACCAAATATTTCCGAAATGGTTGGTGGTTTGTATACGGAATCTGATTTACGTCGTGATTCTGGGTTCACCATTTTCGTCTTCGGAATTAACTTAGGATCATTCGTTGCTCCTATCTTGGTTGGTAAATTAGGAATGGACGTTAACTTCCACCTTGGCTTTTCTCTTGCCGCTATCGGAATGTTCTTTGGATTGTTACAGTACTACTTAGGTGGTAAAAAACACCTTCCTAGTTCAAGTTTGTATCCAAGCGATCCATTAGAACCAGACGATGCTAAGAAATTGTCAGTTAGAGTTGGTATTGGTGTAGTTATCTTTGGTTTGGTACTATTGCTACTTGCCTTTATGGGTGCGCTTAACATTGATAACTTTATTTCATTGCTTAGTGTGATTGCCATTGCCACACCTGTCGTATACTTTATTATGATGATTTCAAGCAAGAAAGTTACTAGTACTGAACGTTCGAGAGTTATTGCTTATATTCCTTTATTTATTGCCGCTGCTGTTTTCTGGGCAATTGAGGAACAAGGATCAGTTGTGCTAGCATTATTCGCACAGGACCAAACTAATAATAATTTGGGATTCTTTAATATCCCTGCTGCTTGGTACCAATCACTTAATCCATTCTTCATCATGCTATACACACCATTGTTTGCATGGTTATGGACTAAATTAGGCAAGAAACAACCAAGTTCTCCAGGTAAGTTCTCAATCGGAATGGTGATTGCTGGGCTTTCATACCTATTTATGGTAATTCCGGTTATGCTATTCGGAACTTCAGCAAAAGTTAGTCCATTATGGCTAATCGGAAGCTGGGCAATCGTTGAAATTGCTGAATTATTGATCTCACCAATTGGTCTTTCAGTAACTACTAAACTTGCTCCTAAGTCATTCGAATCACAAATGATGAGTATGTGGTTCTTAGCCGATTCTGCTGGTCAAGCCGTTAACTCACAAATCGTTAAATTTTACACTCCAGGTAACGAAGCAAATTACTTTACCATTGTTGGTTTAGTTGCAATCGTTGCTGGTATTGTGCTCTTTATGCTGATCAAACCAATCAAGCGATTGATGGAAGGCGTAAATTAG
- the dusB gene encoding tRNA dihydrouridine synthase DusB: MEWKIGDITIPNQVVVAPMAGVTNSAFRIICKEFGAGLVVCEMISDRGIMYKNKKTLDMMFVDPKEHPMSIQIFGGTKETLVEAAKFVDQNTAADIIDINMGCPVNKVVKTDAGARWLLDPNKVYEMVSYVTDAVKKPVTVKMRTGWDEDHILAVENALAAEKAGASALAMHGRTRKQMYMGHADWEILKQVANELTIPFMGNGDVKTPQDAKKMIDYVGADAVMMGRAVEGNPWVLRQTEHYLATGELLPEPSAEQKIQTAKEHLHRLVELKGDYVGSHEFRGQSGYYLKGVSHSARTKVALNNADGEEAMNAIFDEFLEKNAKRQAQQHEIAQ, translated from the coding sequence ATGGAATGGAAAATTGGTGACATCACAATTCCAAATCAAGTAGTAGTCGCTCCGATGGCTGGGGTTACAAACTCTGCATTCAGAATTATTTGTAAGGAATTTGGTGCAGGATTAGTTGTTTGTGAAATGATTTCTGACAGAGGAATCATGTACAAAAATAAGAAGACCCTCGATATGATGTTCGTTGATCCTAAAGAACATCCTATGAGTATTCAAATTTTTGGTGGCACAAAGGAAACCCTTGTCGAAGCAGCTAAGTTTGTCGATCAAAATACAGCAGCTGATATTATTGATATCAACATGGGTTGCCCGGTTAACAAGGTCGTTAAGACTGATGCTGGTGCTCGTTGGCTACTTGATCCTAACAAAGTTTATGAAATGGTTTCATACGTTACTGATGCTGTTAAGAAACCCGTTACTGTAAAAATGAGAACTGGTTGGGATGAAGACCATATTTTAGCTGTTGAAAATGCCCTTGCTGCTGAAAAGGCTGGCGCATCCGCACTTGCAATGCATGGTAGAACTAGAAAGCAGATGTATATGGGTCATGCAGACTGGGAAATTCTTAAACAGGTTGCCAATGAATTAACTATTCCATTTATGGGTAATGGTGATGTTAAGACACCTCAAGATGCCAAAAAGATGATTGATTATGTAGGCGCTGATGCTGTAATGATGGGTCGGGCCGTTGAGGGTAACCCTTGGGTTCTTAGACAAACCGAACATTACTTGGCAACTGGTGAGCTACTTCCAGAACCATCTGCTGAACAAAAAATTCAAACTGCTAAGGAACATTTACATCGTCTAGTTGAATTAAAGGGCGATTATGTTGGCTCACATGAATTTAGAGGACAATCTGGATACTACTTAAAGGGTGTATCTCATTCTGCAAGAACCAAAGTAGCGTTGAACAACGCTGATGGTGAAGAAGCAATGAACGCCATTTTTGATGAATTCTTGGAAAAAAACGCAAAGAGACAAGCACAACAACACGAAATCGCCCAATAA
- a CDS encoding PTS sugar transporter subunit IIB produces MKNVMLLCENGISSNFLERSAKRFMEITNADFNLASADVNNADKLLDKGIDLVLIAPQVTYRDKELELIGDRAPVEVIPDDVYGWANGEHLVKFINRVLESMKPQAV; encoded by the coding sequence ATGAAAAATGTAATGCTATTATGTGAAAACGGAATTTCAAGTAACTTTCTAGAAAGATCTGCAAAGCGATTTATGGAAATTACTAATGCAGACTTCAATTTGGCTTCAGCGGATGTTAATAATGCTGATAAATTGTTAGATAAAGGAATTGATCTTGTCTTGATTGCACCACAAGTTACATATCGGGACAAAGAACTCGAATTAATTGGGGATAGAGCACCAGTAGAAGTAATTCCAGATGATGTATATGGATGGGCAAATGGAGAACACTTAGTTAAGTTTATCAATAGAGTGTTGGAATCAATGAAGCCACAAGCAGTTTAA
- a CDS encoding WecB/TagA/CpsF family glycosyltransferase, with translation MTEPMNQVSILGINFDDTTLDNFVRVLTKRIDNHLRTFVVTANPEIVMYANEHKKFAHLINNADYTIPDGIGIILGAKLLATPLSERVAGYDVFTRMLKWGSDNQKTAFFVGAKPNVIADLRKIVSREYPGLIIGGTQDGYFTDEQAVAEAIRQADPDMVFVATGSPKQEEFISRNINKAEALFMGIGGSFDVLTGNVKRAPKKWQDLKLEWLYRAIKEPSRFKRLAILPKYLADVAKQRINNK, from the coding sequence ATGACTGAACCAATGAATCAGGTTTCAATTTTAGGAATTAATTTTGATGATACCACCCTAGACAACTTTGTCCGTGTACTCACTAAACGGATTGACAACCATCTACGAACCTTTGTTGTCACTGCTAATCCAGAGATTGTGATGTACGCAAATGAACACAAGAAATTCGCCCACCTAATCAATAATGCGGACTACACCATCCCCGATGGCATTGGCATTATTTTAGGTGCAAAACTACTCGCTACCCCATTATCAGAAAGAGTAGCGGGATACGATGTATTTACCAGAATGCTCAAGTGGGGATCAGACAACCAAAAGACGGCATTTTTTGTCGGTGCCAAGCCTAACGTTATTGCTGATTTACGCAAGATTGTCTCTCGCGAATATCCAGGTCTGATAATTGGCGGAACTCAGGACGGCTACTTCACAGATGAACAGGCGGTCGCAGAGGCAATTCGTCAAGCAGATCCTGATATGGTATTTGTTGCAACCGGTTCTCCCAAACAAGAAGAGTTCATTAGTCGTAACATCAACAAGGCTGAGGCTTTATTCATGGGAATTGGTGGCTCATTCGATGTGTTAACTGGTAACGTTAAACGAGCTCCAAAGAAGTGGCAGGATCTCAAGCTCGAATGGCTGTACCGAGCAATTAAAGAGCCAAGTCGCTTTAAACGATTAGCGATTTTGCCAAAGTACTTGGCTGATGTGGCTAAGCAAAGAATTAATAATAAATAA
- the lysS gene encoding lysine--tRNA ligase, protein MAKDKEMNDQLIVRRQKMNELREEGIDPFGHRFERTDLAQGLHDEFEDADKDELMDMDKKVTIAGRMMSKRGKGKVGFADLRDRSGKIQIYVRKDIVGEDVYHIFKRSDIGDHLGISGQLIKTDMGELTVRAESVTFLSKALRPLPDKFHGLQNQEQKYRQRYLDLIANPDSFERFKKRSKIITAVRSFLDGNDFLEVETPVLHNQAGGANARPFITHHNALNIDLYLRIALELHLKRLIVGGMERVYEIGRVFRNEGMDTRHNPEFTMLESYAAYYDFNDVMDETEGIFKAAASAVTEDGVVEYQGHTIDLNKEFTRMHMVDAIKEYTGIDFWKEMSVDEARKLADDNGIHYEKYWKVGHIINAFFEDLVQPKLEQPTFIYGHPVEISPLAKKNDKDPRFTDRFELYIVTNEFANAFTELNDPIDQRERFEAQVAEREEGNDEAEGIDEDYVEALEYGMPPTGGLGIGIDRLVMFLTNADSIRDVLLFPTMRPEDNTDNE, encoded by the coding sequence GTGGCCAAAGATAAAGAAATGAATGATCAATTGATCGTTCGGCGCCAAAAAATGAACGAATTACGAGAGGAAGGAATTGATCCTTTCGGTCATCGGTTTGAAAGAACTGATTTAGCTCAAGGCCTTCATGATGAGTTTGAAGATGCTGATAAAGACGAATTGATGGATATGGATAAAAAGGTTACGATTGCTGGACGGATGATGTCTAAGCGAGGAAAAGGTAAGGTTGGCTTTGCTGACTTACGTGACCGCAGTGGTAAAATCCAAATTTATGTTCGTAAAGATATTGTTGGTGAAGATGTTTACCACATTTTCAAACGTTCAGACATTGGAGATCATTTAGGGATTTCTGGTCAGTTAATTAAGACTGACATGGGAGAACTTACTGTAAGAGCTGAGTCAGTTACATTTTTGTCTAAAGCTTTACGACCTCTTCCTGATAAGTTCCATGGTCTACAAAATCAGGAACAAAAGTATCGTCAACGCTATTTGGATTTGATTGCTAATCCAGATAGTTTTGAACGATTCAAGAAGCGTAGCAAGATTATTACTGCTGTTCGTAGTTTCTTAGATGGCAATGATTTCTTGGAAGTTGAAACCCCAGTTTTGCATAATCAAGCTGGTGGTGCAAACGCCCGTCCATTTATTACCCACCACAATGCATTGAACATCGATTTATACCTTCGAATTGCACTTGAGCTTCACTTGAAGCGTCTCATCGTTGGTGGTATGGAACGAGTTTATGAAATTGGCCGGGTATTCCGTAACGAAGGAATGGATACTAGACATAATCCTGAGTTTACGATGCTTGAATCATATGCTGCATACTATGACTTTAATGACGTCATGGATGAAACTGAAGGTATCTTTAAAGCTGCCGCTTCTGCAGTGACTGAAGATGGGGTGGTTGAATATCAGGGCCACACTATTGATTTGAATAAAGAATTCACCAGAATGCATATGGTTGATGCCATCAAGGAATATACAGGAATTGATTTCTGGAAAGAAATGTCTGTAGACGAAGCCAGAAAACTGGCTGATGACAATGGCATCCATTATGAAAAATACTGGAAGGTTGGCCACATTATCAACGCCTTCTTTGAAGATCTAGTTCAACCTAAGTTGGAACAACCAACGTTTATTTATGGTCACCCAGTGGAAATCTCTCCATTGGCAAAGAAGAATGATAAAGATCCTCGTTTTACTGATAGATTCGAGCTTTATATTGTTACAAACGAATTTGCTAATGCATTTACTGAACTTAACGATCCAATCGATCAACGTGAGCGTTTCGAAGCCCAGGTTGCAGAACGTGAAGAAGGTAATGACGAAGCTGAAGGCATTGATGAAGATTATGTCGAAGCTCTTGAATATGGTATGCCACCAACAGGTGGACTCGGAATTGGTATCGATCGTCTAGTAATGTTTTTAACTAACGCTGATTCAATTCGCGACGTTCTTTTGTTCCCAACTATGAGACCAGAAGACAATACTGACAACGAATAG
- a CDS encoding GntR family transcriptional regulator gives MGLPIYIKIHNEIKRNIEASKWKVGDRIPSERELSADFGVSRMTLRQAIQTLVDEGILERRVGSGTFVANQKVQEKMAGVTGFTDLMLAQGKQPSSKTISYHTMEPSLSEMEKLNIKETDLVLRMERIRYGDNVPICFEVATVPENIIEGLDKAEVTSSLYRSLEQKKGLVLGKAKQTVSAMLASERISEFLDIKRGDPILRLRQITNLQDGRPFEYVRTQYVGERFEFYLEKE, from the coding sequence ATGGGCTTACCAATTTATATTAAAATTCATAACGAGATTAAGAGAAATATCGAAGCAAGCAAGTGGAAAGTCGGTGACAGAATCCCTTCTGAGCGAGAACTTTCTGCTGATTTTGGAGTAAGCCGAATGACGCTTCGTCAAGCCATTCAAACTTTAGTAGACGAAGGAATCCTTGAACGTCGAGTTGGTTCCGGTACCTTTGTCGCTAACCAAAAGGTTCAAGAGAAGATGGCAGGTGTGACTGGGTTTACTGACTTGATGCTTGCACAAGGTAAGCAGCCATCTTCTAAAACGATTTCTTACCACACAATGGAACCTTCACTATCAGAAATGGAAAAGTTAAACATTAAGGAAACTGATCTAGTGCTACGGATGGAACGAATCCGGTATGGAGATAACGTTCCGATTTGTTTTGAGGTGGCAACGGTTCCGGAGAACATTATTGAGGGGCTTGATAAAGCGGAGGTAACCAGCTCACTTTACCGTTCACTAGAACAAAAAAAGGGATTAGTTTTGGGGAAAGCCAAGCAAACCGTTTCAGCGATGTTGGCCTCTGAAAGAATTTCAGAATTTTTGGATATCAAACGTGGTGATCCAATTTTACGTCTACGTCAAATTACTAATCTGCAAGACGGCCGACCATTTGAATACGTTCGGACTCAGTATGTGGGCGAACGATTCGAGTTCTATTTGGAAAAAGAATAG
- the nagA gene encoding N-acetylglucosamine-6-phosphate deacetylase, with the protein MARVLTNIRLIDGQTEIKNAFLRFEKRIIDSGMMADFEPQPDDQQIDCVGKIVVPGFIDMHCHGGYGIDTMTGNPEDLVQLVKKLAQEGVTGVLLTTMTQSVPNIQSALKSIVKATETSEGILGIHLEGPFVAKAYHGAQPASEIINFNPNLFDNWQQIAKGRIKAVTYAPELPNSDMLETQCHENGILASIGHSQATFTEADKAHADRVTHLYNAQTPLHHRDVGVVGEAFLNPKLNVELIVDGIHVSPEAVKIAYQQIGSDRLELVTDSMEARGMPDGVYELGGQQVNVANGAAKLINGHLAGSVLKFKDAFKNMIQFTGCSLLDAVKMSSVNQARELGLADQGILVTGSVANVNVFDNDLDLWQTYYQGEPLNRR; encoded by the coding sequence ATGGCGCGAGTTTTAACCAACATCAGGCTAATTGACGGTCAAACAGAAATTAAAAATGCTTTTCTACGGTTTGAAAAACGGATAATCGATTCAGGAATGATGGCAGATTTTGAGCCGCAACCAGATGATCAGCAGATTGATTGTGTTGGCAAAATCGTTGTGCCAGGGTTTATAGATATGCATTGCCACGGTGGCTATGGCATTGATACGATGACGGGAAATCCCGAGGATTTAGTTCAGCTAGTCAAAAAGCTCGCCCAGGAAGGCGTTACAGGCGTTTTACTAACCACAATGACTCAGAGTGTTCCTAACATCCAAAGTGCCCTTAAATCGATTGTGAAGGCTACTGAAACAAGTGAGGGAATCCTGGGCATTCATTTAGAGGGGCCATTTGTTGCGAAGGCCTATCACGGAGCACAACCTGCATCAGAAATTATCAATTTCAATCCAAATTTGTTTGATAACTGGCAACAAATTGCAAAAGGCAGAATTAAGGCCGTGACGTATGCACCTGAACTTCCTAATTCAGACATGCTTGAAACCCAGTGTCATGAGAATGGTATTTTGGCATCGATTGGTCATTCACAAGCGACCTTCACCGAAGCCGACAAAGCTCATGCTGACCGAGTTACTCATTTGTACAATGCACAAACTCCACTACACCATCGAGACGTTGGGGTAGTGGGAGAAGCATTCTTAAACCCAAAACTAAATGTTGAGTTAATCGTGGATGGAATCCACGTCTCACCGGAAGCTGTTAAAATTGCCTACCAACAAATTGGATCTGACCGATTGGAATTAGTTACTGATTCGATGGAGGCACGCGGAATGCCCGATGGGGTTTATGAGCTAGGTGGCCAACAAGTTAACGTTGCAAACGGAGCAGCAAAGCTAATCAATGGTCATTTAGCTGGCTCGGTACTTAAATTTAAGGACGCTTTTAAAAATATGATCCAATTTACAGGATGTAGCTTACTTGATGCGGTCAAGATGAGCTCCGTTAACCAAGCGAGAGAATTGGGGCTAGCTGATCAAGGAATCTTAGTTACTGGATCAGTGGCAAATGTAAATGTATTTGACAATGACCTAGACCTTTGGCAAACTTATTACCAGGGAGAACCATTAAATAGACGTTAA
- a CDS encoding nicotinate phosphoribosyltransferase: MSDETNLTLHTDFYEINMMATYFEKNMENRHAVFEVFFRNLPFGNGYAVYAGLEHIIKYINELNFTDEDIDYLREVTDYPESFLEYLRNFKFKGDIRSALEGDLVFNNEPILQVEGTLAECQLVETAILNMINYQTLIATKASRIRVAVGDDPLMEFGSRRAQEVSAALWGTRAAVIGGFDSTSNVLAGKMFGIPISGTHAHSMVEAFGNDYDAFKAYASTHHDCVFLVDTYDTLRSGVPSAIKVADEMGDKINFQGVRIDSGDMAYMSKRVRELLDQAGYPDAKIYASNDLDENTIASLKMQHAKIDIWGVGTKVITAFDQPALGAVYKMVSCEDENGQMIDTIKISSNAEKVSTPGKKQVWRITDKEDGKSEGDYVTLHDEDPRKEDSIFMFHPQYTYINKTVSNFDARPLLQDIFVGGEQVYKQPTLKEIQAYAKSALASLWPEYKRELNPEDYPVDLSQKCWDNKKKIIEKVHSYVQKIKYGSEKN; encoded by the coding sequence ATGTCAGATGAAACTAATTTAACTCTACATACAGATTTTTACGAAATCAACATGATGGCGACATACTTTGAAAAAAATATGGAAAATCGTCATGCTGTGTTTGAGGTGTTCTTCAGAAACTTACCTTTTGGAAATGGTTATGCAGTGTACGCTGGCCTAGAACACATAATTAAGTACATCAATGAACTGAACTTCACTGATGAAGATATTGATTACTTGCGTGAAGTTACGGATTATCCAGAATCATTTTTGGAATATCTTCGTAACTTTAAGTTTAAAGGTGATATTCGCTCAGCACTTGAAGGGGATCTTGTCTTTAACAACGAACCAATTTTACAGGTTGAAGGAACCCTTGCTGAATGTCAGTTGGTTGAAACGGCAATTCTGAACATGATCAATTACCAGACGTTAATTGCAACTAAGGCTTCTCGGATTCGAGTTGCTGTTGGTGATGATCCGCTGATGGAATTTGGTAGTCGGCGTGCTCAAGAAGTATCCGCAGCCCTTTGGGGAACTAGAGCTGCCGTTATTGGTGGCTTTGACTCAACGTCTAACGTCCTTGCAGGCAAGATGTTTGGAATTCCAATTAGCGGTACCCATGCCCATTCAATGGTTGAAGCATTTGGGAATGATTATGATGCCTTCAAGGCGTACGCTTCAACTCATCATGACTGTGTATTTTTAGTTGATACCTATGACACTTTGAGGAGTGGGGTGCCATCAGCAATCAAAGTCGCTGATGAAATGGGAGACAAAATCAACTTCCAAGGTGTCAGAATTGATTCTGGTGACATGGCCTACATGTCGAAACGCGTTCGTGAATTGTTGGATCAAGCTGGTTATCCAGATGCTAAAATCTACGCATCAAATGACCTGGACGAAAACACGATTGCAAGTTTAAAAATGCAACACGCTAAAATTGATATTTGGGGTGTTGGAACCAAAGTAATTACTGCGTTTGATCAACCCGCACTTGGCGCCGTTTACAAGATGGTTAGCTGTGAAGACGAGAATGGTCAGATGATTGACACCATCAAGATTTCAAGTAACGCTGAAAAGGTTTCTACTCCAGGAAAGAAACAAGTATGGCGAATTACTGACAAGGAGGATGGTAAGTCTGAAGGTGATTACGTGACCCTTCACGATGAAGATCCTCGTAAGGAAGATTCAATTTTCATGTTCCACCCACAATACACGTACATTAATAAGACAGTTTCAAACTTTGATGCTCGTCCACTTCTTCAAGATATCTTCGTTGGTGGAGAGCAAGTTTATAAACAACCAACATTGAAAGAGATTCAAGCTTATGCAAAGAGTGCTTTGGCTTCATTGTGGCCTGAGTATAAGCGGGAGTTGAATCCTGAAGATTATCCGGTTGACTTATCTCAAAAGTGTTGGGATAACAAAAAGAAAATTATTGAAAAAGTTCACAGTTACGTTCAAAAAATCAAGTACGGTTCGGAGAAAAATTAA
- a CDS encoding PTS lactose/cellobiose transporter subunit IIA, with protein MTEQQLAQRAMRILTLAGNAKSKLSNTLDLLSNENVNERSINKLLNEAHELLVRAHKVQNEVIKEVESIDYSILLTHAQDTLMNVETIEFMTNKMLSLQKRSES; from the coding sequence ATGACTGAACAACAGTTGGCACAACGTGCGATGAGGATACTTACTCTAGCTGGAAATGCTAAGAGTAAACTATCAAACACATTAGATTTATTATCTAACGAAAATGTGAATGAGAGATCGATAAACAAATTATTGAATGAGGCTCATGAGTTGCTTGTAAGGGCTCATAAAGTCCAGAATGAAGTAATCAAAGAGGTTGAGAGCATTGATTATTCAATACTATTGACACATGCTCAAGACACGTTGATGAACGTTGAAACAATCGAGTTTATGACAAATAAAATGCTTAGTTTACAAAAAAGGAGCGAATCATGA
- the proC gene encoding pyrroline-5-carboxylate reductase, producing MKIGFIGVGAMARAIIEGLLKAKFIEANDILVHSQHKESYVPYAQEHGLTSCDTNSELTQKSDVVVIGVVPGVVKPVLNEIAGTLNPTQPVISMASGITLDRLEELTDYNQPILRILPNVNSAFNAGMTAVAANENLTGDNLDYTMKFVAALGEVSEMPESQFANFSAISGSAVAYIDFFIDALSRAGVKYGFTKEVATKIATQTTLGSAQSLIESGETPAEIIDKVCSPGGDTIAGLLAMEQAGLLNAVVKGIDATIEKSTGNN from the coding sequence ATGAAAATTGGTTTTATTGGTGTGGGTGCAATGGCTCGGGCAATTATTGAGGGACTACTAAAAGCAAAGTTTATTGAAGCAAACGATATTTTGGTACATAGTCAACACAAAGAAAGTTATGTTCCTTACGCACAGGAGCATGGACTTACTAGCTGTGACACTAATTCTGAGTTGACCCAGAAGAGTGACGTTGTAGTGATTGGGGTTGTTCCAGGAGTTGTTAAACCCGTTTTGAATGAAATTGCGGGCACTTTAAATCCGACCCAGCCAGTCATCTCAATGGCATCAGGAATCACCTTGGATCGACTAGAAGAGTTGACGGACTATAACCAACCAATTTTGAGAATTCTTCCTAACGTTAACTCTGCATTCAATGCTGGAATGACTGCTGTTGCAGCTAACGAAAATTTAACTGGTGATAATCTAGATTACACAATGAAGTTTGTGGCAGCTTTAGGTGAGGTTTCAGAGATGCCAGAATCACAATTTGCTAACTTCAGTGCGATTTCTGGAAGTGCGGTAGCGTACATTGATTTCTTCATCGATGCTCTTAGCCGGGCAGGGGTAAAATATGGCTTTACTAAAGAAGTTGCGACCAAGATTGCCACCCAGACGACTTTAGGATCAGCCCAATCTTTAATTGAATCTGGAGAAACTCCCGCTGAGATCATCGACAAAGTTTGCTCACCAGGTGGTGATACCATTGCCGGCCTTTTAGCAATGGAACAAGCAGGATTGCTGAACGCCGTAGTCAAAGGGATTGATGCCACAATTGAGAAGTCAACGGGAAATAACTAA
- a CDS encoding metallophosphoesterase — protein MVKIAATSDNHFDLNSVDSEQVIDAQVKHLQKLGIDIYLIAGDLFNDFQLSVKYVKKLQAAMPRIKVLFIAGNHDMIKNVSYYDLEQGKWQGYLNNRYYDVPNSDVRVVGINGWYDYSFAVNEPKTDEQFLAWKNTYWIDRLISQPVSDKEREAIVLTQLTSLLKNAQEASKNVVLMTHFVPNVKFIHYSDDFRFWNMANAMLGSTRFGEIIDEFKVPAVVFGHIHDRIDPVKYNATTYYNAAVGYNRKRHKEWQSNDFITEWCAQLKIFELF, from the coding sequence ATGGTAAAAATTGCTGCTACAAGTGATAATCATTTTGATTTAAATTCTGTAGATTCAGAGCAAGTCATCGATGCTCAAGTAAAGCATCTGCAAAAATTAGGAATAGATATCTACCTAATTGCGGGTGACTTATTTAATGATTTTCAGCTTTCAGTTAAATACGTAAAAAAGCTCCAAGCTGCGATGCCACGGATTAAAGTTTTGTTTATTGCCGGAAATCACGACATGATCAAAAATGTTTCGTATTATGACTTAGAACAAGGAAAGTGGCAGGGGTACCTGAATAACCGTTATTATGACGTACCTAACAGTGATGTGAGGGTGGTGGGAATCAACGGCTGGTATGATTACTCATTTGCAGTCAATGAACCTAAAACTGATGAACAATTCCTTGCTTGGAAGAACACTTATTGGATAGATAGGCTTATTAGCCAACCAGTGAGCGATAAAGAACGTGAAGCAATCGTGTTAACCCAACTTACCAGCCTGCTTAAAAATGCCCAGGAGGCGTCAAAAAACGTCGTATTGATGACACACTTCGTTCCGAACGTAAAATTCATTCATTATTCAGATGATTTTCGCTTTTGGAACATGGCAAATGCGATGCTTGGCAGTACGCGATTTGGTGAAATTATTGATGAATTTAAGGTGCCTGCAGTTGTGTTTGGCCACATTCATGACCGAATTGATCCTGTAAAATACAACGCTACGACATATTATAATGCCGCTGTGGGATACAATCGTAAGCGGCATAAGGAGTGGCAGTCAAATGATTTTATAACTGAATGGTGTGCCCAACTAAAAATATTTGAACTTTTTTAG